The Daucus carota subsp. sativus chromosome 9, DH1 v3.0, whole genome shotgun sequence genome window below encodes:
- the LOC108201470 gene encoding loganic acid O-methyltransferase-like codes for MEYNVAMNGGDGPNSYTQNSKIQEESFDVTKSLLIGCIRDHLDIQKSCKVVRIADLGCSVGPNTFSCVNTIIQEVKLKFATQFPGFTSPEFQVFFNDTFCNDFNTLFNALPLDRLYMAAGVPGSFYGQLFPKGSMNFMHSSFSCHWISQVPKEVLRKDSRAWNKGRISYVRSSCEVKQAFAAQFMSDFEAFIGARSAELAPGGLIFISIPCKSNLSELSILESTDILGDAFIDMVKEGLVEEELLDSFNLPLYIPTPSEVIKLVSRDEHLNILKVEESFLEVKMSSAEDIMFESSHLRAVMEGIINKHFGPDILMDDLFHRYCNKLKEFSTQFKNYYKVGIVSVAVERVILQDELV; via the exons ATGGAGTACAATGTAGCTATGAACGGTGGAGATGGCCCTAACAGCTACACCCAAAATTCGAAGATACAG GAAGAGTCATTCGATGTCACAAAATCGCTGCTAATCGGGTGCATAAGAGACCATCTTGATATACAGAAAAGTTGCAAAGTTGTCAGGATTGCGGACCTTGGATGCTCAGTAGGCCCTAACACATTTTCATGTGTTAACACCATAATACAAGAAGTGAAACTCAAATTTGCTACTCAATTTCCAGGATTCACCAGCCCCGAGTTTCAAGTTTTCTTTAATGACACCTTTTGCAACGACTTCAACACGCTATTCAATGCTCTTCCTCTCGATAGGTTGTACATGGCAGCAGGAGTTCCTGGCTCTTTTTATGGTCAATTGTTCCCAAAAGGGTCCATGAATTTCATGCACTCTTCTTTCTCTTGTCATTGGATTTCTCAAGTTCCTAAAGAAGTACTAAGAAAGGACTCCAGAGCGTGGAACAAAGGCAGAATAAGTTATGTTAGAAGTTCTTGTGAAGTAAAACAGGCTTTTGCTGCTCAGTTTATGAGCGATTTTGAAGCTTTCATTGGTGCAAGATCTGCAGAGTTAGCGCCTGGAGGGTTAATATTCATATCCATCCCTTGCAAGAGCAATTTATCCGAATTAAGCATCTTGGAATCAACAGATATCTTGGGCGATGCTTTCATTGACATGGTTAAGGAG GGCCTGGTAGAGGAAGAACTTCTCGACTCGTTCAATCTACCACTCTATATACCGACACCGTCTGAGGTGATTAAATTAGTGTCCCGTGACGAGCATTTGAATATTCTCAAGGTAGAGGAATCATTTCTGGAAGTAAAGATGAGTTCTGCTGAAGATATTATGTTTGAGAGTTCTCATCTCAGAGCAGTGATGGAAGGCATTATAAACAAACACTTTGGGCCAGATATTCTCATGGATGACCTTTTTCATCGATACTGCAATAAACTCAAAGAATTCTCAACCCAGTTTAAGAATTATTACAAGGTTGGTATTGTTTCCGTGGCTGTTGAACGAGTGATCTTGCAGGATGAACTCGTTTAG